The nucleotide window CCTTGGCGTTGTCGTGCATGGCGAACCTCAGTGGCTATTGCGCAGCATGTCCACGTGCGGGATGCCGGCTTCGAGAAACTCCTCGCTGACGACCTCGAAACCCAGCCGTTCGTAGAAACGGGTTGCATGTACCTGTGCGGTCAGTTTCTGTTCACGCAGGCCGCGGCGTTCGGCTTCGGCGAGTACCGCTTGCATCAGCGCGTCGCCCACATTCATGCCGCGCCAGTCGCGCAGAACGGCGACGCGACCGATCTGGCCGTCCGCGAGCAGCCGTGCGGTACCGATGGCGTAACCATCCTCGAGTGCAAGGAAATGCACGGCCTCGACATCGTCGGCATCCCATTCCTGTTCTGGCGGGACGGCCTGTTCGGCGATGAACACCGCTTCGCGTATGCGCCGCAGGTCGGCGTTGTCCTTCTGCCAATCGGCGATGCGTACTTGGATGTTATTCATCAGCGAACTCCAGGCTTCCTTGTTTGATCAATTCCTGCAGCAGCTTACGCCCGTCGTTATCGCCAAGCCACGGAGCAAGATTGTCCTCGTGCAGGGCGTCGGCCGAGCAGATCAGCTTGAGCAGATCGCGGAGTTGGATGGGGAGCAGACGACTCTGGCCGCTGGCGAACAGTAGCAGGCCGAGATCGATCTCACTCCAGGCCATGCGCGCCGCGGGATTGCGTACCAGCACGGCGCCATCGGCGAGCGCTGCGCGCAGATCCTGCTCGGTCAGTTCGACGCCTTCGATCCGCTCGGGATAGCGAGGCTCGGTCATGAACTGGCCGAACCAGGTTAGCAGCAGTCGCTCGTCGCCCATATGCTCGGCCAGCAGCCTTTTCAGACGTTCCAGCGCGTCACTCTGAATCTGGTAGGGATCGTCGCTCGGTTGCAGATCGGCGTCGCCGTAGCGTTCTTCATCCGGCAGAAACTGGGCGAGGAAATCGGTGAAGTGGGTTAGCACCTCGGCGGCGCTGGGCGCGCGGAAGCCCACCGAATAGGTCATGCAGGCATCCTCGGCCGTGCCGAAGTGTGCCAGGCGCGGCGGTAGGTACAGCATGTCGCCAGGCTCCAGAACCCATTCGTCGGTACCCTGGAAGTCGGCGAGGATGCGCAGGTCGCCATGCTCGAGCAGTGCGCTGTCACTGTCGCACATCTGGCCGATGCGCCAGCGCCGTTGACCGTGCGCCTGCAGCAGGAACACGTCGTAGTTGTCGAAATGCGGGCCTACGCCGCCGCCCGGTGCGGCGTAGCTGATCATTACGTCGTCGATGCGCCAGTTCGGGAGAAAGCGGAACTGCCCGAGCAGCTCTGCCACTTCGGGCACCAGCTGATCGACGGCCTGGACCAGCAGGGTCCAGTCACGCTCGGGCAGCTGCTGGTAGGTGTCCTCGGCGAAGGGGCCGCGGCGCAGCTCCCACGGGCTGTCACCGTGCTCGATGACCACGCGCGACTCGACTTCCTCTTCGAGAGAAAGGCCGGCCAGCTCGTCCGGCGAGATGGGGCTTTGGAAATCCGGGATGGCCTGGCGGATCAGCAGCGGCTTCTTCTGCCAGTAGTCACGGAGGAACTCCCGCGCGCTGAGGCCGCCGAGGATTTGAAGTGGAGCATCAGAAGTCATGCGTAACACCTTGCTCTATATGCAGAGCTGCAAATAAAAACGCCCGGCGCAGCCGGGCGTGCGTATATGGAAATCGGTCAGACGCGCTTGGCCTGATCGCCGGCGTTGCCGATGTAGCTGGCCGGAGTCAGTTTGCGTAGTTCGGCTTTGGCTTCGGCTGGAATCTGCAGCGCGTCGATGAAGGCCAGCAGGGCGTCCGGCGTGATGCCCTTGCCGCGGGTGAGATCCTTGAGTTTTTCGTAGGCGTTTTCCACGGCATAGCGACGCATGACGGTCTGTACCGGCTCGGCCAGCACTTCCCAGCAGTTGTCCAGGTCTTCGGCGATGCGCGCAGCGTTCAGCTCCAGTTTGCCGATGCCCTTGAGGCTGGCTTCGTAGGCGATGACGCTATGGGCGAAGCCCACGCCCAGATTGCGCAGGACAGTGGAGTCGGTCAGATCGCGCTGCCAGCGGGAGATCGGCAGTTTGCTGGCCAGATGCTGGAGGATGGCGTTGGCGATGCCGAGGTTGCCTTCGGAGTTTTCGAAGTCGATCGGGTTGACCTTGTGCGGCATGGTCGAAGAGCCGATCTCGCCGGCCACGGTCTTCTGCTTGAAGTAACCGAGGGAGATGTAGCCCCAGATATCGCGGTCGAAGTCGATGAGGATGGTGTTGAAGCGCGCGATGGCGTCGAACAGCTCGGCGATGTAGTCATGCGGCTCGATCTGAGTGGTGTAGGGGTTCCACCTCAGACCCAGGTCCTGCTCGATGAACTCGCGGGCGTTGGCTTCCCAGTCCACCTGCGGATAAGCGGACAGGTGTGCGTTGTAGTTGCCCACGGCGCCGTTGATCTTACCCAGCAGCGGCACTTCCGCGACCTGCTTGATCTGCCGCTCCAGGCGATACACGACGTTGGCCAGCTCTTTGCCGAGCGTGGTCGGCGAGGCCGGCTGCCCGTGGGTGCGGGAGAGCATCGGGACATCGGCGAACTTGATGGCCAGCGCGCGGATTGCCTCGGCAATCTGGCGCATCAGCGGCAGCAGTACCTGGTCGCGGCCCTCGCGCAGCATCAGCGCATGGGACAGGTTGTTGATGTCTTCGCTGGTGCAGGCGAAGTGGATGAATTCGTTGACAGCGGCCAGTTCCGGCAGCTGCTTGGCCTGCTCCTTGAGCAGGTACTCGACGGCTTTCACGTCGTGATTGGTGGTGCGCTCGAACTCTTTGACGCGCTCGGCGTGCTCCAGCTGGAAATTGTCCGCCAGCTTATCCAGCAGCGCGTTGGCTTCGGCAGAGAATGGCGCGACTTCCGGGATGCCCGGGTGAGCCGCCAGACGCTGGAGCCAGCGCACTTCGACCTGAACACGGCAACGGATCAGGCCGAATTCGCTGAAGATCGGGCGCAGGGCGCTGGTTTTGCCGGCGTAGCGGCCATCGACGGGGGAAACCGCCGTGAGCGAGGAAAGCTGCATAGAGGGCATTCTCGGACAGTCGGGCAACGAAAAGGGCGCAGATTATACATGAAAGCACCGGCCACCGGACCGCGCTCCTGGGTGAATGCATCGGATCCGAACGACTTTCGCCGGTGGTGCTGCCGGCGCTGAACCGCTGTGGCTGGAGTGGCGGCGCGCAGTCAGTGGTTATCGGTCTGCGAGCGAACCTTGGGATACAGCGCGTCGAGCAGTTTGCGTCGGCTGATAATCATCTGCCAGCGATGCCCGCCGAGCTGTCGCCACAGGCGGGCCGAGCGGATACCGGCCAGCAGCAGCGCGCGAATCTTCGCGGCGTTGTCCGGCTGCTGCAGGTGGCGCATGTCGCCCTGCACCTGAATGCGCTGGCGGAATGTGCTCAGAGTGTCCTGATACAGACCGCCGAATGAGGCGATGACATTCTCATGCGTCAGGCCGAAGTGCTCGACCTGCTGCTGGATCTGATCGAGCCGGCTGCCGATGACCTGCAGCATGTCGCCACGCTTGTCCAGTTGTCGTTCGAGACCGACCATCGCCAGCGCGTAGCGCAGCGGTTCGCGTTGCAGGCTGCTGCTGTCGCGCTCCAGCGCGCCTACCAGAGCGCGATAGCCGTCGCGCAGATTGAGATCGTCGCCGCCGTAGATTTCCAGCGTCGTCTGCGGGTTGCGCGCCAGCAGACTGCCGAGCATGCAGGCAACCTGTGCGGTGGGGGCCTGGCCCGTGCGGGCGATGCGATCAACCAGCACGGCAGCCTCGAAGACGGCGCCAAGGGCGATCAGTTGCTCTTCGACGGAACTCATGGGTGGGCTCCTTCGAACCAAGGCTCGGCGTGCTCAATCACGCCGCCCCCCAGGCAGATTTCGCCATCGTAGAGCACCACGGACTGGCCGGGCGTCACGGCGCGCTGCGGAGCGTCGAAGAGCACACGGTAGCCCTGTGCAGTTTTCTCCAGTGTGCAGTCTTGGTCTGTCTGTCGGTAGCGCACCTTGGCAGTCAGTCGGCGCGGGGTGCTGATATCCAGCGGGTTGACCCAGTAGATTTCTGAAGCGAGCAGGGCGCGGGCAAACAGCCAGGGGTGATCGTTGCCCTGGCCGACGATCAACACGTTGCGCTGCAGGTCCTTGCTGAGTACGTACCAGGGCTCGTCCGAGGCGTCCTTGAGGCCGCCGATGCCCAGGCCCTGGCGTTGACCGATAGTGTGGTACATCAGGCCGTGGTGGCGGCCGATAACTTCGCCGTCGATGGTTTCGATATTTCCCGGCTGAGCGGGGAGGTACTGCCTGAGGAAATCGCTGAAACGGCGCTCTCCGATGAAGCAGATGCCAGTGGAGTCCTTCTTCTTCGCCGTGGCCAGCCCGTATTTCTCGGCGATTGCCCGCACCGCAGGCTTTTCCAGCTCGCCGACGGGGAACAGTGTCTTGCTCAGTTGTGCACCGCCGACGGCGTGCAGGAAATAGCTCTGGTCCTTGTTCGGGTCCAGGCCTTTGAGCAGCTCGCTGCGCCCGTCTACGTCGCGGCGACGCACATAATGGCCGGTGGCGATCAGGTCCGCGCCGAGCATCAGGGCATAGTCGAGGAACGCCTTGAACTTGATTTCGCGGTTGCAGAGGATGTCCGGGTTGGGCGTGCGTCCGGCCTTGTATTCGGCGAGGAAGTGCTCGAACACGTTATCCCAGTACTCGGCGGCGAAATTGGCGGTGTGCAGCTTGATGCCGATGCTGTCGCATACGGCCTGCGCGTCGGCGAGATCTTCCTTGGCGGTGCAGTACTCGGTACCGTCGTCTTCCTCCCAGTTTTTCATGAACAGGCCTTCTACCTGATACCCCTGTTCGAGCAGCAGAAGGGCGGAAACGGAGGAGTCCACGCCGCCGGACATGCCGACAATGACGCGAGTGTTTTCCGGGGCGGTGATGGCTGAAGCAGGCATAGGGATATCGCTGGCGGGATCTGCAAAAAGGACCGGATTCTAACAGGCTGCTGAACACATGTTGAAATCGTGTCAGTCGCGAACGACGTCCAAGGCATGTATCGGGCCACGCAGATAGTCGTCGATACAGCGCAGGACGAGTTCACTGCGCCAGCGCCCAGGTTGCGCGACCAGCTCATCGCGACTGAGCCAGGTGGCCGCGACGATCCCGTCATCCAGCTCGCGTTGCGGATCGTGCCGGATCGCCTTGGCGGTGAAGCAGACGCGCTGGTAGGTCACACCATTGCTCGGTGCGGTGTAGAGATAGATGCCGGTCACGCCGGTAAGCTCCACGTCCCAGCCGGTTTCTTCGAGCGTTTCCCGTATCGCGGCCTGGCGCAGGGTTTCGTTGGCCTCCAGATGGCCGGCGGGCTGGTTGAGCACCAGGCGTCCGGCCTTCAGTTCCTCGACGAGAAGGAAACGACCTGAATCCTCGATGATCGTGGCCACGGTTACATGGGGGCACCAGTCCATAAAAAATTCCTCGTAAGACACTGCGCGAGCGTAACAGTCGCAATAGTCGCTGGCGGGTGTAAAAACGGAAAAACCCCGGCGCGAGGGCCGGGGTTTTCCTTGAGCGGGCCGAGGGCGGCCCGCGCCTTCCTTTAACGCAGCGCAGCGAGCGCGTTGTTGAAGGTCTGGCTCGGACGCATGACCTTGCTGGTCAGCTCCGGGTTGGAGCGGTAGTAGCCGCCGATATCGACCGGCTTGCCTTGCGCGGCGTTGAGTTCGGCAACGATGGTCGCTTCGTTCTCGGTCAGCGTTTTGGCCAGCGGAGCGAAGCGTGCCTGCAGCTCGAGGTCTTCGGTCTGCGCGGCCAGTTCCTGAGCCCAGTACATTGCCAGATAGAAGTGGCTGCCACGGTTGTCCAGCTCACCCGTCTTGCGCGACGGCGACTTGTTGTTGTCGAGCAGTTTGCCGGTCGCTGCATCCAGCGTCTTGCCCAGCAGCTTGGCTTTCGCATTGTTGGTCTTGATGCCGGTTTCTTCCAGGGAGACCGCCAGCGCCAGGAACTCGCCGAGCGAATCCCAGCGCAGGTGGTTCTCTTCGATCAGCTGCTGCACATGCTTGGGTGCCGAGCCGCCGGCGCCTGTTTCGTACATGCCGCCGCCGGCCATCAGCGGAACGATGGACAGCATCTTGGCCGAAGTGCCCAGTTCCATGATCGGGAACAGGTCGGTCAGGTAGTCACGCAGTACGTTGCCGGTTACCGAGATGGTGTCACGGCCACGGATCATGCGTTCCATGCTGACGCGGATGGCTTCGTTGTAGCCCATGATGCTGATATCCAGGCCGCTGAGGTCGTGCTCTTTCAGGTACTTCTCGACCTTCTTCTGCAGTTCGCGGTCGTGGGCGCGCTCCGGGTCGAGCCAGAAGATTGCCGGGGTGTTGGACTGACGGGCGCGGGTAACGGCCAGCTTGACCCAGTCGCGGATCGGCGCGTCCTTGGTCTGGCAGGCGCGCCAGATATCGCCTTTCTCGACTTCGTGCTGCATCAGCACGGTGCCGTCGGCCAGTACGACGCGCATGGTGCCGTCGGCGGTCATCTCGAAGGTCTTGTCGTGCGAGCCGTATTCTTCGGCCTGCTGCGCCATCAGGCCAACGTTCGGCACGCTGCCCATCGTCACCGGATCGAATGCGCCGTTGGTCTTGCAGAAGTTGATCATCTCCTGGTAGATGCGGGCGTAGGTGCTTTCCGGCATTACCGCTTTGGTGTCCTTCTGCTTGCCATCCTTGCCCCACATCTGGCCGGAGTTGCGGATCATGGCCGGCATCGAGGCATCAACGATGACGTCGCTCGGGATGTGCAGGTTGGTAATGCCTTTGACCGAGTCGACCATCGCCATTTCCGGGCGGTGGCTGTAGACCTCGTGGATGTCGTGCAGGATTTCTTCCTGCTGCGAGGCCGGCAGCGACTTGATTTTGTCGTAGACGCTGCTGATGCCGTTGTTTGGATTGACGCCCAGGTCGTCGAACAGCTTGCCGTATTTGTCGAACACGTCTTTGTAGTAGACGCTGACGGCGTGGCCGAAGACGATCGGGTGGGAAATCTTCATCATCGTGGCCTTGACGTGCAGGGACCACATCACGCCGGTTTCCTTGCAGTCCTGCAGGGTGTCTTCGAAGAACGCCCGCAGTTTCTTGCAGCTCATGAACATGCTGTCGAGCACTTCGCCCTCAAGCAGGGAGAGTTGCTTCTTGACCTGAACCTGACCGTCCTTGCCGACGAACTCAAGGCGCACGTCACCGGCCTTCTCCATCGTGATGGACTGTTCGCTGGAGAAGAAGTCGCCACCGCGCATGTAGTCGGCATGCGACTGCGAAGCCTTGCTCCACTTGCCCATGGAGTGCGGGTGCTTGCGTGCATAGGCCTTGACGGCGGCAGGGGCGCGACGGTCGGAGTTGCCTTCACGCAGCACCGGATTGACGGCGCTACCGAGCACCTTGCCGTAGCGCGCGCGAACTTCTTTCTCGGCGTCGGTCTGCGGATCTTCTGGATAGTTCGGTACGTTGTAGCCGAGTGCCTGTAGCTCAGCGATGGCCGCCTTGAGCTGAGGGACCGATGCGCTGATGTTCGGCAGTTTGACGATATTTGCATCCGGCTGCATGGTCAGCTCGGCGAGTGCGGCGAGACTGTCCTCGACGCGCTTGTCGGCGTCCAGGTAGTCGGCAAAATTCGCAAGGATGCGCCCTGCAAGAGAGATGTCGCTGGTTTCGACGGCGATGTCTGCGGAGGCGGCAAACGCTTCGACGATAGGCAGAAGCGAGTAGGTGGCGAGAGCAGGGGCTTCGTCGGTGAAGGTGTAGATGATCTTCGAACGGGTGGGCATATCGTGTTGACTCTCTTCTTTGCTGGGCGTGCTCAAATCCTCGAAATGCGCAGGTAGGCGCTACGGCTCTCCGTTTCGTCGAGCCGGAAGTCAAGGGTTCGCCGCGGTGATGTTGGGTGCATCAGTAGAGTGTGGAGCATTTGATCCGTCAGGCCGCGGTAGCAGTGCGACGGCTTCAAGAAGCGGCGTCTCGATCCGGACAGCCGCTCCTTATGACTCGTTAGTCACCTACGCAGTATACCATCGTGCCGGTACGTCGAAGAATGTCGTCGCATAAGACGAACGAACATGTGGTCTGGCCCGATTCAAGTGGGTTAACCTCGGGCGCTGACCATTGTCAACCACGAAACGGAGTCCAGCATGGGATACCAAAAGATCCAGGTGCCAGCCAGCGGTGACAAAATCACCGTCAATGCCGATAACACTCTGAATGTTCCCGATAACCCGATCATTCCTTACATCGAGGGCGACGGCATTGGTGTCGATATCAGCCCGGTGATGATCAAGGTCGTCGATGCTGCCGTCGAGAAAGCCTATGGCGGAAAGCGCAAGATCGCTTGGATGGAAGTGTTCGCCGGCGAGAAGGCCACCCAGGTTTATGATC belongs to Pseudomonas phenolilytica and includes:
- a CDS encoding GNAT family N-acetyltransferase — its product is MNNIQVRIADWQKDNADLRRIREAVFIAEQAVPPEQEWDADDVEAVHFLALEDGYAIGTARLLADGQIGRVAVLRDWRGMNVGDALMQAVLAEAERRGLREQKLTAQVHATRFYERLGFEVVSEEFLEAGIPHVDMLRNSH
- a CDS encoding cupin domain-containing protein, encoding MTSDAPLQILGGLSAREFLRDYWQKKPLLIRQAIPDFQSPISPDELAGLSLEEEVESRVVIEHGDSPWELRRGPFAEDTYQQLPERDWTLLVQAVDQLVPEVAELLGQFRFLPNWRIDDVMISYAAPGGGVGPHFDNYDVFLLQAHGQRRWRIGQMCDSDSALLEHGDLRILADFQGTDEWVLEPGDMLYLPPRLAHFGTAEDACMTYSVGFRAPSAAEVLTHFTDFLAQFLPDEERYGDADLQPSDDPYQIQSDALERLKRLLAEHMGDERLLLTWFGQFMTEPRYPERIEGVELTEQDLRAALADGAVLVRNPAARMAWSEIDLGLLLFASGQSRLLPIQLRDLLKLICSADALHEDNLAPWLGDNDGRKLLQELIKQGSLEFADE
- the purB gene encoding adenylosuccinate lyase is translated as MQLSSLTAVSPVDGRYAGKTSALRPIFSEFGLIRCRVQVEVRWLQRLAAHPGIPEVAPFSAEANALLDKLADNFQLEHAERVKEFERTTNHDVKAVEYLLKEQAKQLPELAAVNEFIHFACTSEDINNLSHALMLREGRDQVLLPLMRQIAEAIRALAIKFADVPMLSRTHGQPASPTTLGKELANVVYRLERQIKQVAEVPLLGKINGAVGNYNAHLSAYPQVDWEANAREFIEQDLGLRWNPYTTQIEPHDYIAELFDAIARFNTILIDFDRDIWGYISLGYFKQKTVAGEIGSSTMPHKVNPIDFENSEGNLGIANAILQHLASKLPISRWQRDLTDSTVLRNLGVGFAHSVIAYEASLKGIGKLELNAARIAEDLDNCWEVLAEPVQTVMRRYAVENAYEKLKDLTRGKGITPDALLAFIDALQIPAEAKAELRKLTPASYIGNAGDQAKRV
- the hflD gene encoding high frequency lysogenization protein HflD — translated: MSSVEEQLIALGAVFEAAVLVDRIARTGQAPTAQVACMLGSLLARNPQTTLEIYGGDDLNLRDGYRALVGALERDSSSLQREPLRYALAMVGLERQLDKRGDMLQVIGSRLDQIQQQVEHFGLTHENVIASFGGLYQDTLSTFRQRIQVQGDMRHLQQPDNAAKIRALLLAGIRSARLWRQLGGHRWQMIISRRKLLDALYPKVRSQTDNH
- the mnmA gene encoding tRNA 2-thiouridine(34) synthase MnmA, whose amino-acid sequence is MPASAITAPENTRVIVGMSGGVDSSVSALLLLEQGYQVEGLFMKNWEEDDGTEYCTAKEDLADAQAVCDSIGIKLHTANFAAEYWDNVFEHFLAEYKAGRTPNPDILCNREIKFKAFLDYALMLGADLIATGHYVRRRDVDGRSELLKGLDPNKDQSYFLHAVGGAQLSKTLFPVGELEKPAVRAIAEKYGLATAKKKDSTGICFIGERRFSDFLRQYLPAQPGNIETIDGEVIGRHHGLMYHTIGQRQGLGIGGLKDASDEPWYVLSKDLQRNVLIVGQGNDHPWLFARALLASEIYWVNPLDISTPRRLTAKVRYRQTDQDCTLEKTAQGYRVLFDAPQRAVTPGQSVVLYDGEICLGGGVIEHAEPWFEGAHP
- a CDS encoding NUDIX hydrolase, coding for MDWCPHVTVATIIEDSGRFLLVEELKAGRLVLNQPAGHLEANETLRQAAIRETLEETGWDVELTGVTGIYLYTAPSNGVTYQRVCFTAKAIRHDPQRELDDGIVAATWLSRDELVAQPGRWRSELVLRCIDDYLRGPIHALDVVRD
- a CDS encoding NADP-dependent isocitrate dehydrogenase, which encodes MPTRSKIIYTFTDEAPALATYSLLPIVEAFAASADIAVETSDISLAGRILANFADYLDADKRVEDSLAALAELTMQPDANIVKLPNISASVPQLKAAIAELQALGYNVPNYPEDPQTDAEKEVRARYGKVLGSAVNPVLREGNSDRRAPAAVKAYARKHPHSMGKWSKASQSHADYMRGGDFFSSEQSITMEKAGDVRLEFVGKDGQVQVKKQLSLLEGEVLDSMFMSCKKLRAFFEDTLQDCKETGVMWSLHVKATMMKISHPIVFGHAVSVYYKDVFDKYGKLFDDLGVNPNNGISSVYDKIKSLPASQQEEILHDIHEVYSHRPEMAMVDSVKGITNLHIPSDVIVDASMPAMIRNSGQMWGKDGKQKDTKAVMPESTYARIYQEMINFCKTNGAFDPVTMGSVPNVGLMAQQAEEYGSHDKTFEMTADGTMRVVLADGTVLMQHEVEKGDIWRACQTKDAPIRDWVKLAVTRARQSNTPAIFWLDPERAHDRELQKKVEKYLKEHDLSGLDISIMGYNEAIRVSMERMIRGRDTISVTGNVLRDYLTDLFPIMELGTSAKMLSIVPLMAGGGMYETGAGGSAPKHVQQLIEENHLRWDSLGEFLALAVSLEETGIKTNNAKAKLLGKTLDAATGKLLDNNKSPSRKTGELDNRGSHFYLAMYWAQELAAQTEDLELQARFAPLAKTLTENEATIVAELNAAQGKPVDIGGYYRSNPELTSKVMRPSQTFNNALAALR